A genomic stretch from Salarias fasciatus chromosome 10, fSalaFa1.1, whole genome shotgun sequence includes:
- the LOC115395765 gene encoding LOW QUALITY PROTEIN: olfactory receptor 5AC1-like (The sequence of the model RefSeq protein was modified relative to this genomic sequence to represent the inferred CDS: deleted 2 bases in 1 codon) has protein sequence MDNNTYNSFMLQVEGLKLPRDTFYPIFLFFLFSYLFIMVSNLGIAALVFIDRNLHQPMYLLFCNLPFNDILGNSIMVPRLLMDMLLPPSERLISYYECVIQAFTTHMFGTTTHTVLMIMAFDRYVAICNPLHYPSIMNNRMVLKLTAWAWGVAFVLVGVLLGLTVRLSRCRRMIMNPYCDNPSLFKLSCESVFINNVYGLTFTVVLLTSSIGTIVLTYTKITVVCLTSNNKSLNSKALKTCSTHLLVYLIMLLSGFVVISSHRFPQYSDYRKLSAILFHIIPGSLNPVIYGVQSKEICRSLSRLFRLKQILPLLPADK, from the exons ATGGACAACAACACCTACAACAGCTTCATGCTTCAAGTGGAGGGCCTAAAATTACCCAGAGACACATTTTATCCtatctttctcttcttcctgttctcctaCCTCTTCATCATGGTGTCAAACTTGGGCATTGCTGCCCTGGTTTTTATTGACAGGAACCTGCACCAGCCCATGTACCTGCTCTTCTGCAACCTGCCCTTCAATGACATCCTGGGGAACTCCATCATGGTGCCTCGCCTGCTGATGGACATGCTGTTGCCTCCGTCTGAGCGCCTCATCAGTTACTATGAGTGTGTGATTCAGGCTTTCACCACGCACATGTTTggcaccaccacacacaccgtGCTCATGATCATGGCCTTTGACCGCTACGTGGCCATCTGCAACCCTCTGCATTATCCGTCCATCATGAACAACCGGATGGTGCTGAAGCTGACGGCGTGGGCCTGGGGCGTGGCCTTCGTCCTGGTGGGGGTCCTGCTGGGACTGACTGTGCGGCTCAGCAGGTGCAGGAGGATGATCATGAACCCGTACTGTGATAACCCCTCGCTGTTCAAGCTCTCCTGTGAGAGTGTGTTCATTAACAATGTGTACGGTCTCACCTTCACCGTGGTGTTGCTCACCAGCTCCATCGGCACCATCGTGCTGACGTACACCAAGATCACCGTGGTCTGTCTGACCAGCAACAACAAATCCCTGAACAGTAAGGCCCTGAAGACCTGCAGCACACACCTGCTGGTCTACCTCATCATGCTGTTAAGCGGGTTTGTCGTTATT TCTTCACACCGCTTCCCTCAGTACTCAGATTACAGGAAGCTGTCAGCCATCCTGTTCCACATCATCCCGGGCAGCCTGAACCCTGTAATCTATGGTGTGCAGTCCAAAGAGATCTGCAGATCTCTGTCCCGATTATTCCGTTTGAAACAAATCCTGCCACTGCTCCCAGCCGACAAATGA
- the LOC115395764 gene encoding LOW QUALITY PROTEIN: olfactory receptor 6N1-like (The sequence of the model RefSeq protein was modified relative to this genomic sequence to represent the inferred CDS: inserted 1 base in 1 codon), with protein sequence MPYPRSTGITMDHQNGGVCHDVYHHLSASHRSVSGNATVETSGATFFIIEGLSSLGEXKDVIFVILLLGYIVILGGNSMIIFVVLSDPKLSSPMFFFLCNLSLVDMAYTTTTVPNMLSGLVTGASTISAQGCFLQMFVFIMLSVTGRATLTVMAYDRYVAICSPLYYSSIMTLPVRLLLVVGAWTFGTACTLPAISMASRRYYCGANVVKHGWCDPTSVRRLVCGDTLTDSIVSLTFGVVAMLTTGVLILTSYILIGLSIFRMGIGERLKAFKTCAAHLTVVTISYSAAACVYISYQVASFRPEVRIIVSVLYSALTPFLNPLIYSLRNSELRESIRRTLRKLGPTNVLPMKGVNTVS encoded by the exons ATGCCTTATCCCAGAAGCACCGGTATTACGATGGATCACCAGAACGGAGGCGTGTGCCACG atgtgTACCATCACCTGTCAGCCAGTCACAGGTCAGTCTCCGGGAACGCCACTGTGGAGACCAGCGGCGCCACATTCTTCATCATTGAGGGTCTTTCCAGCCTTGGCG ATAAAGATGTGATCTTTGTCATCCTGTTACTTGGATACATCGTCATCCTGGGTGGAAACAGCATGATTATCTTTGTG GTGCTGTCAGACCCAAAACTCAGCTCGCCTatgttcttcttcctctgcaaCCTGTCCTTGGTAGACATGGCCTACACCACAACCACCGTTCCCAACATGCTCTCCGGCCTGGTGACCGGCGCGTCCACCATCTCTGCACAGGGTTGCTTCCTCCAGATGTTCGTCTTCATCATGCTGTCTGTCACCGGTCGGGCTACCCTCACTGTCATGGCGTACGACCGCTATGTGGCCATCTGCAGCCCCTTGTACTACTCGTCTATCATGACCCTGCCCGTGCGCCTGCTCCTGGTTGTCGGAGCTTGGACATTCGGCACAGCGTGCACTCTTCCGGCCATCTCCATGGCCAGCCGTCGGTACTACTGCGGCGCAAATGTGGTGAAGCATGGTTGGTGTGACCCTACGTCTGTGAGGCGACTGGTGTGTGGAGACACTCTGACAGACAGCATCGTGTCCCTTACGTTTGGCGTGGTGGCCATGCTCACCACAGGAGTCCTCATCCTCACGTCCTACATCCTGATTGGCCTGTCCATCTTCAGAATGGGCATTGGCGAGCGGCTAAAGGCATTCAAGACGTGCGCCGCCCACTTGACCGTGGTGACCATCTCTTACAGTGCCGCTGCCTGTGTTTACATCTCTTACCAGGTGGCAAGCTTTCGACCAGAG GTGCGCATCATTGTGTCGGTGCTGTACTCGGCTCTGACGCCGTTCCTCAACCCGCTCATctacagcctgaggaacagcgaACTTCGAGAGTCCATTCGACGGACGCTGAGGAAGCTCGGGCCCACAAACGTGCTGCCCATGAAAGGCGTCAACACCGTGTCCTGA